The following DNA comes from Vibrio gigantis.
AGATTCAGGTGCTTGAGTAAAAAGGGGCATAAAAATCGCTCGCAAATTTAATTGCCTAAGATTATGCAGAGAGTACCGATAAATGTAAAATAGTGCTCGTTTTACACCAACCAAATAGCAGATGACTCACACATGACAATAGAAAACCAAGGAAAACCAGGAAATACCGGTCTGAAACGGATCATCAAAGCAACAGGATACTCAATTCAGGGCTTAAGAGCCGCATTCAAATATGAAGCTGCTATTCGACAAGAGCTGGTTTTACTGTGTGCTGCGATCATTGCGCTAATTTGGTTAGATGTCAGCCCTATAGAAACAGTTCTCATGTTGGGCGTTGTGGTTCTGGCGTTAATTGTCGAGTTGGTGAACTCTGCTATTGAGGCTGTTGTCGACCGAGTGAGTGTTGAGCACCATGAGCTTAGTGGCAGAGCCAAAGACATAGGCTCTGCAGCGGTACTTGTTGCTCTACTATTTGCTGGTTTTACTTGGGCTTTTATTCTGATCAGTCACTATTGGTAATCATGAATCATGATCAAAAAAATCCACGCAAGTAACTCTGTAGTATGGTTCGACGATCAGTTGCTGGATCATCCTCCTGAGTTAGTGTTTGATATCGAATACTGGCAAGGCCAAGAGGGTGTGATAGGCAGTGCAACAGGCCGAGGTACAACATGGTTTGTCGATACTGGGAAATTACCAGCAGCGCTTCGACACTATCGTCGCGGTGGTCTATTTGGTAAGTTGGTTCAAGATAGTTATTGGTTTAGTGGTTGGGATAAGACACGTAGCTATATGGAAATGCAGCTGCTTAATGATTTGATCGAAGCTGGTGTAAATGTTCCGAAACCTATCGCCGCGAGAGCGACCAAAGCTGGATTCTCATATCGAGCGGATTTGTTGAGTGAGAAGATTGCTGGTGCCACAGATCTTGTCGATATCCTAACAACAACCTCACTCTCGGCAGGCTTGTATCGTGAGATTGGACACCAAATAGCGAAGATGCACTGTGTGGGTGTTAATCATACCGATTTAAATATTCATAATATTCTCATCGATAAGCGCGATCGAATTTGGATTATCGATTTCGATAAGTGTGGTTATGGTAAAGGAAGCTCTTGGAAGCCATCCAACCTCGATCGTCTGAAGCGCTCTTTCTTTAAAGAGTTAAATAAACGTCAAATACATTGGCAAGAAGAGGAGTTCGATACTCTTCTTGCAGGATACAATGATTATTTTGCTAAATAGTCATCCATAAAATTAGTTAGGAAAGTAAATATGTCTTTGAAACAGAGGCTACATGCACACGGGTGGTTTATTCTGGTGAATGCTCTCGTTGCCATGTTGATTGCGTGTCGTTATTTCTCATTTTTGCCTGAGTTTCCTTCAGAGCCATTAGCCGTCGTTTTTATTATAGTGTCTGTTTTTGGGCAAATGACGTTGATTGCGG
Coding sequences within:
- a CDS encoding 3-deoxy-D-manno-octulosonic acid kinase translates to MIKKIHASNSVVWFDDQLLDHPPELVFDIEYWQGQEGVIGSATGRGTTWFVDTGKLPAALRHYRRGGLFGKLVQDSYWFSGWDKTRSYMEMQLLNDLIEAGVNVPKPIAARATKAGFSYRADLLSEKIAGATDLVDILTTTSLSAGLYREIGHQIAKMHCVGVNHTDLNIHNILIDKRDRIWIIDFDKCGYGKGSSWKPSNLDRLKRSFFKELNKRQIHWQEEEFDTLLAGYNDYFAK
- a CDS encoding diacylglycerol kinase, with product MTIENQGKPGNTGLKRIIKATGYSIQGLRAAFKYEAAIRQELVLLCAAIIALIWLDVSPIETVLMLGVVVLALIVELVNSAIEAVVDRVSVEHHELSGRAKDIGSAAVLVALLFAGFTWAFILISHYW